CTGCAGTTGACTCTCTGTAGGTAGAATGTGTTcagaaggaggtggtggagttgtcatcattggaggtgtttaggaggagacttgatggggtgcttggtgccgtggtttagttgattaggtggtgttggatgatgggttggacaccattatcttgaaggtctcttccaacctggtttattctaattcttactctattctattctaaaagatgCAGACCCTGCCTTGCTGAATTCAAGTGGCCAGCCAGGACTGGAGTTAGAGCAGGCTCTGGAGTTTATTTCCATGTGCCTTTTGTCCATTGCAAACAAGGTTTTAGTGACCTCAGTTTGCAAGTGTCATCTCTCTGACACAGCAGGGCATCAGGACATCCCCAGGTTAGGTTACTTTTGCAGTACATTTTGCATTTGAATGCGAGCTGCAGGAGTTGGACAGGGCTCTCTCTGGGCTGTAGCACTGATGTGTGGGTGATCGAAAAGGTAAATATTAAGGGACTGCAGACTTATAAAATGCTCGTTCTGAAACTGTTCTTGTGCCATTGCAGAAAGAAGGGGAATTCATCTTCATTAAGTGATCTTTCAACACTGGCCCAGTCTGTTGCTATGAACCAGGTACTGATGCTCTTCTACGTACTTACACTTAATTATCACTTGTGACTAATTTGCTATAGCCTGTTCTGTACACCTGTGTTCCCTTCAGGTGAGTTAGTTTGGGGTGTTCTTTTGGTTGGGTGGAgttcttttggttttggcttGATACCCATGTGAAAAATTAATTGGCAAGTGCTATGCAACATGTAAAATTAAATTCTAATAAGCAGACCCTTGATCAGAGCATTACATGTACTTAGATCTTGCATTAGCAAGCTGATACCTATTGGGTAAAGTGTTTTGTCTTGAAGCAAGCTTCTTTTCACCATTCTGTTTTTTAGAAGCATTTAAAGGATTTGTTTTGCTCAAAATGCAGATTCTTGACTCCTCTCTGTTGTAGCCATTGCCAGATACgatagaagaaggaaaaggccCCAAGAAGCAGGCTGTGCAAAAAAGGCCCAGCGACCTCACACCTACCTCAGATGCATTTGTTTCCCTGCAGCCCACGAGTCAGCAAATAGATGCCAGGTACATATCCTCTATGTGCCTGGCCTGCCTTTAGGGAAAGGGAACCAGGCAGGGGAGTTTCCACTGGCATTTGAAATGGGCATCCTGAGACTGGTTGTGGAGAAATGTGTTGACATCATCTCCAggagtggctgtgctgctgcttcatgttGCAGTAAGCATCACCTCTCTCCACTGCTTCTGATGTGACAGACATGGCTCTGCTTTTATGTTCAGATCTGCTTTTAAAAGTCCTCTGCGTAGACTCTTGGGGAAAAAGCCAGACAAGAAAATTCCAAAGGAGAGTCCTGATGTGATTGATGAAGGAGAAGGCCTCTCCCTTGTATCTTGTGTCCTCTTTCCAGAGACCGGAGGAACCCTGAAAGTTTCTGAAGGTGAGTTGCTGGGATTTGATCACCAACTCGCTGAGATCCATCTTGTGTAATGCTTTGCATGGGAACAAATCCTGCAGAATTCAGGCTTCCTGCTGTAATCCACTACTGAACTTCTTTCCCAGCTTCCTCTGGGCAGACGAGTCGCCTGCAGGCCGGGGAGCGCCATGGGAAGGAGAGCAGCAAGGCGAGGAAGAACCGGACCATAAAGATCAGCAAGATCTCCAGCgtgtcccagaactggagagcCTGCATGGCCCGCGAGATTGCCAACGCCAATGAACTGAaacacctggatgagttcctctTGAACAAGGTAAGGGGCAGCACCTGGGAGaaagctcagggctgtgctggctctgtgGGGAGTGTTAGACTGCTTCACTAGATCAAGTTTATTATCATGATTTAAAGCAAAGGGGAAGCGATTTGGTAGCTGCACAGAATGATCACAGAAAAACTAACCTAGCAACTGAAGCAGGGTGTTCCAGGGTGTTCCTGTCTCGGTGCAAGCTGATGCAGACCTGCTTGCCTTCCAGATCAATGACCTGCGCTCCCAGAAGTCTGGTGTGGAATGTTTGTTTTTTGAAGCCACTGAGAAGTTCAGAGGGAACATCAAGACCATGTACTCTGCTCCTGTAAGTAGTAAGTCTCAATTAAGTGAAAAGTTGGTAGGTAATAAATTAATTGAGGGTGCAGTTTAATTGCTTGAACTACAGCTCTTAAGCAACGCAGTTCAGCAATTCTTAGCTCAGTGTTAGACTTGAAAAAGAACATTTTACAGCTCTTCTGTAACCTTAAACAGAGGTTAAGGTTTTTCTCTTTCACTGAGCTGTAACTTATTTTTAGAGATGGATGGATTTTGCTGTCTTCAGCCTCTTCATGCTGCTGTGTTTAAACACCAAAGAGAAGTGCCTACAGCTTTGCCAGTATTCTTCTGACACTGCCTTGTCTCAGCCAAGTGCCTCCTCTCCACTTGGGAAGTGTGCTGTTGTGGGCTGTTATTTTGTGCTTTAATCCTGAACATGCTTCCTCACCTCTGAGCTTAAACACACAAAAAGATGAAACTGTCTCAACAGTATTCAAAAGGACTCTTCTgaataatattttttccttctctagaATGGGCAAATCCACGTTGGCTACAAAGATCTGGCAGAAAATTACCAGCTTCTAGTTACAAATCTGGcccaaaaaagggaagaaaaagaagtcaaGCTGGTTTTAAATCTCTTCCAGTCCCTTCTGGATGAATTCATCAGAGGATATACAAAGAGAGATGAATCTGAGCAGTCCAAGGTATAAAATTTACTCTGTAACTGGCTTTTGGGGAGATTAAGTGACAGCACTCTCCTCGGATAAGGAACCTGTGCCCTGTGTTCTGCTATTTGGGAAACACTTCCATACACAGATCACCTGTCTGTCACACTCTGAGCACTGATGCACCTTTTTTGATTCCTTTGTTATTTACCTTTGTATGTTCACAATCTCAAAGTGTTTTTGCATCTCCTTTGGTGAAACCTTAGGAGCTGCCTGAAATGTTTAGAGCTGGAATTGCTCTGTCATCAGGCAATGAGCTCAGCTGATTTTTAAAGAAGTTCAGACAACTCTCATACCAAGCTGAAGCTCCAGTACAGTGCCTCAAATGTCCGGAGATGCAGAATAGGGAGAAAAAAGCCCAAGGAATAATGGAATGTCTGAATCTCAAAGACTGATGCTAGTTTTGTATTCCATTGCAGCAGACCAAAGCCCAGAAGAAGAAACGGAAACAAGACCGTGCAGTAAGTGCTTTCTTGTTTGCCATCATCTAAgtcctcagctgtgctcatgAAAACACTCTTGAAAAAGCTGATTTTGTACTGAagttctgttttattttgcatGCTGAATCACTTGCTCTGCTATGAAGATGTGATACAACACAGAGCTGTTCTCTGTAAACCACAGATGTGCTTCTGCAGTGCTAGGTGGCACTCGATTGTGTTCTTGCTTCTCCATGGCATCTTTTAGAACTTAATGGCTTTCTGAATCAaccaatggtttgggttagaagggacttcaaagTTCCTCCAGAGTCATGGGACTGTTTAAACTGAAATGCTAAATATTGATAACAAACTATAGCCACTGCATCACACTGATGAACTTTAATCAAGGTGACAAGTTCATGATGCAGGAAACCCAGCTGCTTTAGTAGGCTGAAATTTGTTTTCAAGTTCAAAGCCATCAGTTGTAACTGTGAAATGAAAGTGGAGAATCTAAGATAAGGCAGACACTTATATTAAAAAGagcaacaataataaaaaaggcaaagaatatCCCTTGGTTTCATTCTGTCTTCCTCCAGATTGAAGAACACAACGGCCACGTTTTCACAAACTACCAAGTGAGCATACGACAGTCGtgtgagcactgctgctcctaCATCTGGCCCATGGAAAAGGCTTGTCTCTGCAGTGGTAAGTGGAAGCACTTCCTGTCTGCCACTCAGCCTACACAGTGTGCAGGTCCCTTGTAACTCTGACTGGTACAGAAGGGGCTTAGTGCGTAGATGTCTAAGGGGAGATCCTTAGTGTCTGCAGTGCTGGTAACgattgttttctttccagtttgCAAGCTGACTTGTCACAAGAAGTGCATGCCCAAAatccagagcagctgtgtgtcCTGTGGGAAAAAGGTAAGTACTGTGTGATTCTAGGACTCACGCTTGCAAAATGCTGCTGTTTTGTCTAGCAAATGAACAGTGAGCAGAACGGTTTAAACATTTCAATTCACTCCTCTGCCTGCACGCAGTCAGAGACAGGTCCTGCAGTTGCAGAAACACAACCTAAACGGTTCAGAAATCTTCTAGAAGGTGATGCTCAAGCTACTTTGGGAACTCTCTGTAACACTTGGTGCTATGTTGGACAAACTGTTAAAGAAATCCTTCCATGCATACCAGAAAGCTTCTTtattgctgcagctcaggaaatCTGCCTTGTGGTCCAAGGCTTTTTGTGTCTGGAAGCACAAGCTAATTGTAGCATGCAACAAGGGAATTGTCTAGCTTGAGAGTAGGTGATGCACAGGGCTTGACTTGTATCAATTCCAGAATGAACAGGATGCAGAACCTCGTCACTTTGGAGTGTGTGTGAGTTCCCTGACCAGTGAGAGGAACTCAGTTCCTGTTGtcatggagaagctgctggagtATGTGGAGATGCACGGCCTCTACACCGAGGGCATCTACAGGAAATCAGGGTCAGCAAATCGTATGAAGGAGCTGAAACAGTTGCTGCAAGCAGGTCAGGCAGTGTTGTCCACCTTTGAGGTTTTCTTGCATGATACTCCTTTTCTCTGCAGTTCTGTCTGAAAATATCTGCCACTTCTTAGGGTTTTAAACCCAGCTTTTtgtggctgtgcaggctggaagaAGTTGCTTAGTACATAAAAGTGACCACCAGCAGACTTTGGTTTTATCCTTCTGAATTGCCActcttgattctgtgaatctgagtGCTTCTAATCTTGCTTCTTTGGGTTCCTATTGTGTACATCAAAGACATGAACTGCTTGAAATGACAAAacgggttttttttcccagatccAAACTCAGTGAAACTGGAGAACTACCCTATCCACACCATCACAGGCATCCTGAAGCAGTGGCTGCGGGAGCTGCCGGACCCCCTGATGACATCCGCCCAGTACAATGACTTCCTGCGAGCCGTGGGTGGGTTGGGCAAGTGTCTGAAGCAGTGGGTTTTGAACTTGCTCTTTCCTTGAGAAAGGAACCTCTTAAGATGCTCATGTTGGCTAAGCAGCTTTCTTCCAGTAcacttcctttcattttttacATAAACGGAATTCCTCCTCTGGCTTCCTTGGCCTTGCTTTTGGATTCCTGTGTGTGGAAGCACAACATCACCACCCAGCTGCCTAAGAACAGCACTGTGTGAATAGGGTTCCccttaaagatttttttctcctcGATGTTCTGGCCAAATCCAGTAAGCCAGATCTCTCAAATAGTTAGACTCCCTTAACTTCAGTGAGAGTAAAGCACCCTAATTATTATTGGAGATCTTGGTGTGCCACTTGATGGTCGCtagcagcagcatctgaaaaAGCAGGAGAATTGCAGTGCCTCGTGGGGTGCTTTCACATCTAGCTATGACCATTAGCAAATGAAGTGACAGTGTGACTTCTGAGAATTTAATCTCTCTGCCGCAGACAGTCTGGGACAATGTCAGCGAGTGCTCGGTGGCTTCCCACTAGCATTGCACAGCAGTTTTGATCTTGTGCTTTCTCCCCTTGTGCAGAGCTACCAGAAaaacaggagcagctctgtgccattTACAGTGTCCTTGAACAGCTGCCACAAGCAAACCATAACACCTTGGAGCGCCTCATCTTCCATCTGGTCAAGTAATGAGTTTAATTACTTCATTTGTGGAGAGGCTCCCTGTGACTTCACAGTCCCTCTTGGAAGCTGTCTAAAATTTTAAACTCCTTAAGTGTCAGGGTAGGGATTGTGCTGCTGGCTTAGAAGTGATGGAATTAAAGCTTATAGCTGTGCTAAAAAGCAGATGAATGTTTGTGTTCTAGAAGGGTTCCTTCAAACTTTTTTTGTTCTGAACATTGAATTTCAGAGTGGCTTTGATAGAAGATGTCAACCGCATGTCGCCCAACGCCTTGGCCATTGTTTTTGCACCATGCCTCTTGCGTTGTCCTGATCCCTCTGACCCTTTAACCAGCATGAAGGATGTTTCAAAAACAACCATGTAAGTTTTAGCAGCCTGCTGCATAGGAGTGCTTCGAAACACAGTGAAAGGCCAGTACTGCCACCTGCCTTTGTGTGAAGCTGAGGCATGAGTTGCTCAGTTCTGGCTCTGCTAGTGCTGCCAATTTGTATGCCCTGCTCTGAGTCCTTCCACCTCTCAAATTTGCAAAGCACAAAGGACAGCTTTGGAACCTAAATAGCAAGTCTGTATTTTACAGCAAGATAGTCTCTTGAGGGGATTGTGCAGCACTCATATTCTGCTGAGAATCAAGCCATAATGAGCAGGATATAGAATTAAGCTGTCCCCTGCATACTTGGAAACAGCTGATAATTTCTTGGATGTTGTTCCTTGAATTGAAGAAGGTTCTGTGCTTCATCCTCTTTGTTCTCACCCTCCAGCAACTCTGGCTGTCTGAATGCCCCTCGCCATCCTCACTGCATGACTGGTCTTGCATCTGTCCCCAGTGAAAGGAGAGATTGAAAAATGTCAACTTTTTCTAACTTCTTACTGACCCCTGAGGCCATAGAGGTGGaaaagggcagctgcaggctcaaTCTGCATCTCCCAGTCTGTGCCAGCGCAGGGAAGACAGCTAGGAGCAGTtagcagccatggtggtgtctgCTCACTTACCATTGTCgtgtgcagtcagcaggagtgTCTCTGGTTACCCAGGAAGAACACCTGCCATTCCTTATCACAGTCTGTTCTGTCTTGCTTGCTGTGTTGGACTCTTCACCCTGTCCCCACACCCTGCTGTAGGGCAGGCCCTGGGATGTGGCTTGCAGGCCATCCCCCGGTGTGCCAAACATCCCCAAGTCAGCAAAGGCATCTTGTCCCAGGAGCTTTTCTGGCATGAGGCTGCTGAATAAACTTTTGCCCTTTTGTCCAGGTGTGTAGAGATGCTGATAAAAGAGCAGATAAGGAAGTACAAGATaaaaatggaagaaataaatcagctggaggcagctgagagCATTGCTTTTCGACGGCTCTCATTGCTTCGGCAGAATACGGTAAGTGGTGAACTGAACCCCAGGACCattcagcagaaagcagctgcttGAAGGGATGTGCTGGCTGTTCGTCCTGCCTGTCCCATCCAGTAAGTCACAAATCAATtgcaggatgaggaggagatggTTTGGACATGTCCAAAGATGTAGGTAGGAGTTAAATACAGAGCTGCACTGGAGTCTCTTTGATAAATGAAGGGTACAGGGGTGGGGTTCCGCTCTTGGAGCGGTCAGAATGTGTTCCCATGTAATTCAGTCACTGGAACTAAATTGCTGAGCCTCTTAGATGGCAAAGGTGTTCCTTTACTTCAGAGATGGATGGTGGACAAAAGTATGATATGTTCTATTAAGGCAAAtaggattttgttgttgtactGATTAGAGTAAAACCACACTCTGTCTGCTCAGAAGTTGCACATAGTGAATTTGGTCTTCATTTCTCTCTAGCTCTGGCCTGTAAAACTTGGGTTTTCTTCCCCTTATGAGGGGATGCTGGTATGTACCCCGCTTGCTTGTTAAGAGTGCATGGGGTTTCTCCTTACTGCATGACTAAAATACTAGGTGTGCTGTCACTCGGTTTGAGGTGCCCTTTTGGACAACTGCATGTGTTGGAGCAGCTTTCTCCCCAGACTGCATGCAGGACTGCTGACCTGTCATCACATTCTGAGTGCCCTGTCCTGGGTGCAATGATCTTACTCATAAATGTCTATTAAAACTAAGGTGAGGCTGGTAAATCAAATTCCTGTGCTTCAAACAAGGTAACAAACCCCCAGAAATCAGGTGAATAGAGACACTTCTATCACTTTTTGAAGCATTTGTGTGGGTAACTAACAGCTCTTCATCCATTTGTAGCCTTTCCTCTGGCCTACTCATTTGTCTTCTGCCTTGTAACTAGCAGCCAGTCAAGGATCATACAGCTGAGGACTGAGGTGTTAAACCTCAGTTTGTCTTGCAGAGCAAAAGCTCCCAGGCCAAAGGAAGTGACAGTGGCAGCTCAGAACTGAACTCGGTGCACGAAGAGGAGGACGTTTCTGAAGCTGATAATCGGGAGAAGGAGATTCTGATTGGTCGCATACAGTCAATAAAGGAAGAGAAGTGAGTGAcccttctccatctctggaggtgccacCTTGGCATCTCTTGTCCCAGGTTGATGCTGTTCTGTGTCCCTTTGTGagggcaaaaaggaaaacacagaggaCTGGCTAAAAGAGCCCTGAGAGGCTTCTTGCAGGAAGGCTGACCTCCAAGCAGGAGCTGCAAGCAAAGCCGCCGGGACCAGAGGTGTCTGAGTGCTGCATGTCCCTTTTGCTGCAGGGAGGATATCACCTACCGCCTACCCGAGCTCGACCAGCGCGGCTCTGACGAGGAGAACGTGGACTCGGAGACCTCAGCGAGCACGGAGAGCCTGctggaggacagggcagggcgGGGGGCTACGGAAGGTCAGTATTAAGGTAGCGTGTGTGTTTTTTATTCTACCAACCTCAGCTGGTCACAGCTGCTTCTATCAGCTTATTGTTTTGTGCACACTTTCAGTATCTAAGGAACTTGTTTCTTTAAAGCAATTCTTGGATTAcactgctgtgctcagagctccatcatgCCTGCCAAAGACTTTTGCGaagtgccttctcttctgcaagccTCTTCAGACTCTTCTTTTGCATCCCTGGCTTCAAGACACCGGCCATCTTTGACGCTGCCCAAGATGAAAGTGCCCCATCGAACTCCGGTGATGCCAACAGCAAATATAAAACTTCCTCCTGGGATTTTCAAATGTACAGAAGGATCTCAGGGCAGGATTTCTGCtaaggaggagactcaggtaCTGGTGAGACGAAGGGAGCAGCCAGCAAGGCGGATGGACAAAATCCACTCTGTTTATGTGGCacatggctctgcagcagcccaggagctctcAGGAGGATGTGAACCAACAGCCAAGGTTCAGCGCAGGTTTTCAGACCCCTACTCTCACCTTCCCTGTCTGGAGCAGTGAAGTTCTGGAGCTGTCAGAACCTTTTCTGAAGTTGAGTGCAGCTGTGGCTTTAACCCTTTGGAGGCTGTGAACTTGTTCTTAAGAACAAGTATACAGTACTGCGTGCACGTGTACAGTACTGTAAGGGTTAAGCAAGGCTGTTTGAAACAAAGATTCTTTACCTTAGATTAAAACCCTGCAAAGAAAGTAGAAGATAAGCCTGGTGGAGGAAAATACAGGAATTTGAGTGCGCAGGAAACGAGACAGTCCCCAGATTCTGCTGCCGTGCCTTTTTCCAGTTGCCTTACAATGGGGTCCAATGGGACCAGCTATGACGTTTTGGGTCAATTTGTGTTgccttaatattttttttaatgtttttatgaCCAATTTCTGTGTGGTTTACAGAACTGTTAATGTTGTAATAGCCTTAACTGAGACCAAAATACATAAAAACGTTTATTAATACATTGCACTTTTAAACAATCCGTGTGTGTTCATGAATGTCTGCCTTGGCTAAAGGACAGTTTTGTCGAAGGAACTCTTTGTTTGGAATCACTTCTCAGTGTCAGTGCTTCCTAAAACACGGGGAGAGCTCAGCACCGGGGTAGGCGCACTAGCACCGAGCCCGGGGTGTTgcctcagagcagtgctgggggctggtgctgtgcagagctgggtcACACCCGTGCGACGAACCCCGAGGCTGGGACGGGACccgctgggagcagcaggctctgtgccAGCCCTTCACGGAGCTGGTCTGAAACCCCTGCTCCTCGCCgaggtgcaggaggagcagggctcgGACACTGTCGGCACACTTCAGGCGCTGCTACTGCAGCCCCCACACAGCATCTCCCTCTCGCGGCGCTCTCTGTAcccgccggccccgccgcgccccgccggccccgccccgccggccccgccccgccggccccgccccgccggcccggccccgccccgccggccccgccccgccggccccgccccgccggaaGTGGCCGTGAGGCGGTTTCGGGGGGGGGCGGCGGCCATGGCGGCGACGCGGCTGGAGCTGAACCTGATGCGGCTGCTGAGCCGGTGCGAGGCGCTGGCGGCAGAGCGGCGAGACCCCGAGGAGTGGCGGCTGGAGAAGGTGAGGCGCGGCCTGATCCAGCCGCGGGGGGACGACGCTCCTCGGGGGGAGGCCGGCAGGGGCCAGCTGGCGGCGGTGGCGCTTCCCAGCCTCTGTCCCTGCATCAGCGCGTTCGGCTCCGGGACAGACCGAGGCAGCGAGCGCTGGGGAGCGTTACAAGTCCAACTGGAGTCGCAGCCCTCTAGCGGGCAGAGTGTTTCTCCTTAATGCTGTCACTTACGAGTTTTTTACCTCCTCAGTATGTGGCTGCTCTGGAAGACATGCTCCGAGAGCTGAAGAAGCAGTCGAGGTGAGTCCTCTGCAAGCCAGGGGCATCCTGCATCTCTCGCCTGTCAGACAGAGACATAGCCCACAGACACCCCCCCAGGGCAGACCCTGTCCTCTGAAATAGCTCTTGGAGAGGGACAACCTCTGCCTGCAAAGCAAcaacagcagagccctgtgaggagctgtgTAGCTCTGCCATGTTCCCCACACGTTtctctgcctgccagcctcGGCCCCTCCGccatgctgtgccccaggctggcagtgcctgggtgATCTGTAGGGGCTCTGGGAAATTCCTAGCCAGAGACTGCTCCTCATAGGATCAGCagagtggtttggattggaagagacctcagccctgtgccattggcagagacacctcccgctagaccagattgctcaaagccttgtccagcctaTCACTGATCTGTGTTAGAAGATGCTTCTTGAAGAATCAGATGCttgggggtttattttgctTAGAAAGTCTCTTGGGCAAGAGAGAATGATAATAACTTCTGGGGGTTCTGTTACTATTTTCAATTCCAATAGCAAGCCAGCTCCAGAACTGATGAACGAATACTCTCGCAAAGTAGACTTCCTGAAGGGGCTTTTAGAAGCTGAAAAACTGGTAAGATCTGCTTGAAAAGACCTGAGTGCCCTCTGTCTGTATTCCCTTTATGGCCTATAGCAATAGGGTGACTCTCTCATTGCTTCCTCCTCACAGTCTTCGTCAACCGAAAAGGCTCTGGCAAATCAGTTCTTGGCCCCTGGCCGTACCCCCACAACAGCCAAAGAGAGGACCCCAGCAACTAAAAGGGTTCACCTGCAGACAAAGGCTCGATGCACAGGCAAGATGAGGAGCGAGCTGCTTGGCACAGTatgttgtgctgctgcttctttaggAGTTGTCTCTTGCTTCTTTTGatggctgtgcctcagctgtgccccaggctgggtGGCCAGTCATCTTTTTCTGGTTTGGGTGGTCTGAACGCTGGGtacaggcactgccctgagccTGAAGGACCGTCCTTTATCACTGACCCTTTTTAatcttctcttttgtttctctttctgtctcCCAGGACCCCTTGGCTGCCAATGGTAAGTTTAATCTGTTGGCTTTTTCTGCCTTTGGTTAGctagggaagggaagaggaaggcttTGTTTTATTAGGGGTTGGTCAAGGTGGTTCAGATAGGTGTTAACACCCAATGAAACCAAAGGCTCTAACAGGTGAAAGCCTGAGGGCTGTTACCAGTATGGGAGCAGGGACTCGCAAGAACCCATTTTGTGTAGAGCTCATCTAGAGCAGACACTGTGGGTGGAGAATGAGCAGGGGCAATTTGCCTTTGTTGCTGCTCAGAGGAAATGAGGCGATCTCAGGTGCCTGGAGTGGGTGTTGTGCAATTCCTGCTAAACACCGAcccaaggcagggagctgctagGAATTCATTTGTAGTTTCCATAGCTACTGTTAGAGCAGCTGGAGCTAGGCCAGGCTAAGGTGCCCTAAAAGAGAACGTGGCTTAAACTGTGCCCCCAGGGATGTGATTCATCTGGGCTTTGTCTCTCAACCCTGCTTTTGGGTTGGGTGTTGTCTTTCCCCTGTGGGAAGCAGACAGCCTTTTGAAGTGCTTATTCCCTGGGGTGGAGGGTCAGGTAGGATTTGGACACCAGAAGAGCCTTTCATAACCTGCTCAAACACAGATGTCTCTCTTCTTGCAGATTTTGAGGAGTTCACCGTGAGGAAGCGGAAGTGAGTGCAGATGTCTCCTCCTGGTGCTCAGTGTTTTGGGAGCTGCTTTCCCAGTGGCCTTTAAATCATAGATGTGCTTCCATCTGGGTGAAGGTTCTGCTGCTAGACACCAAATACAGTGACTGCTGACAGCCATTCTTGGTCttgtcagagctgcagagtCTGGGGAGGGTACAAATCTCACCTTTGTCACCCCTGTACTCCTGCAGAGGCCTCGCAGCTGATGAGAAGCAGTCAGCGGTGGAGCTGGATGCTGTGTTGCAGCACCACCAGGACATGCAGGAGAAGTTAGCTGAAGAAATGCTAAGTCTTGCTCGCAGCCTCAAGAACAACACTCTGGCTGCACAGAATGTGATCAAGCAGGACAACCAGGTAGTGCCTGAAAGGGCCACACTCTGCAGGGGGCAACCTGAGTCCAGCTGGgattggagaggagaggctgggggtaAAACCTGTCTGCTTCTGTAGTGCAGCTGAAGCTTTTGTCTGTTGGGAGCAACAAGTCAGATCTGTCAGAGCTGAGTCTGAAGCTGCTTTGTTCTCTGTGCTCCCAGACGCTGTCGCATTCCCTCCGGATGGCAGACCAGAACTTTGAGAAGCTCAAGGATGAGTCTGACCGCCTGGAGCAGCACGCCAAGAAGTCAGTCAACTGGCTGCTCTGGATCATGCTGATTGTGGTTTGTTTCATATTCATCAGCATGATTCTCTTCATCAGGATCTTCCccaaactgaaatgattctctTCATTTAAAATGGCTAGAAGTGCAGGTCCTAAGATGAGCTGGTGCAAGATCTCTCTACAATCAGTTTCTTTACCACCTCTCATGTCCCTAAAGAGGCTGCCCATGACCTACCTTGCATCTCTCTTGTTCAGTCACTGACTTCCATGCGGAGTTCCATGCTGGAGGTTTTCTGCACTTGTCTGCTTGGTTACTCTGCTTAGTGAATGTTGTTGCCCATTGTGGGAGAACTGGGATCCAGGCAGCAACTACTCACAAGTTTCATAGTGGCTAGATACAGTCCTGATTCTACTGTGGCAAATGTTAGGACCTCTAAAAGGCATTTGTTGAGGGGCAGCAGATGAACCCCATCTGTTCTCTGGCCATTTCTGATGCTGTAGGAGCCACCGGATGGGGCCttgggggctgcctgctgatGCCATAGCAGCCCCGGGCCAGGGGACAGTGGGGGAAGAGCTGCTTGTGAAACCCAACTCTGAGCACACCCCAGTGGCAGCCTCTGGCTCAGAGCTGTTCCGTGTTGGTTACAGAATGGGAATGAAGGGAATTTGACACTTCCTACCTGAAGGGTTTTTGATCATTCAGCAGAAGGGTTGCAGGTTGGTTTGCCACTCACTGGCTCACCCAAGGAGTGACACCACGAAGGAAGTTTTGCTAGCTCTTGGCCTGTGCTCCTTCTCT
The DNA window shown above is from Dryobates pubescens isolate bDryPub1 chromosome 31, bDryPub1.pri, whole genome shotgun sequence and carries:
- the USE1 gene encoding vesicle transport protein USE1, yielding MAATRLELNLMRLLSRCEALAAERRDPEEWRLEKYVAALEDMLRELKKQSSKPAPELMNEYSRKVDFLKGLLEAEKLSSSTEKALANQFLAPGRTPTTAKERTPATKRVHLQTKARCTGKMRSELLGTDPLAANDFEEFTVRKRKGLAADEKQSAVELDAVLQHHQDMQEKLAEEMLSLARSLKNNTLAAQNVIKQDNQTLSHSLRMADQNFEKLKDESDRLEQHAKKSVNWLLWIMLIVVCFIFISMILFIRIFPKLK